The following proteins are encoded in a genomic region of Streptomyces lunaelactis:
- the atpA gene encoding F0F1 ATP synthase subunit alpha: protein MAELTIRPEEIRDALENFVQSYQPDAASREEVGTVSVAGDGIAKVEGLPSAMANELLKFEDGTLGLALNLEEREIGAIVLGEFSGIEEGQPVQRTGEVLSVGVGEGYLGRVVDPLGNPIDGLGEIATDGRRALELQAPGVMVRKSVHEPMQTGYKAVDAMVPIGRGQRQLIIGDRQTGKTALAVDTIINQRDNWRSGDVKKQVRCIYVAIGQKGSTIASVRGALEEAGALEYTTIVAAPASDPAGFKYLAPYTGSAIGQHWMYQGKHVLIIFDDLSKQADAYRAVSLLLRRPPGREAYPGDVFYLHSRLLERCAKLSDDMGAGSMTGLPIVETKANDVSAFIPTNVISITDGQCFLESDLFNAGQRPALNVGISVSRVGGSAQHKAMKQVSGRLRVDLAQFRELEAFASFGSDLDAASKASLERGKRMVELLKQGQYQPMPVEEQVVSVWAGTTGKMDEVPVADIRRFESELLEYLRRERKELLTSIAEGGKMSDDTLQSIADAITAFKQQFETSDGKLLGEDAPVSTAK, encoded by the coding sequence ATGGCGGAGCTCACGATCCGGCCGGAGGAGATCCGGGACGCGCTGGAGAACTTTGTCCAGTCGTACCAGCCGGACGCGGCCTCGCGCGAGGAGGTCGGTACGGTCAGCGTTGCCGGTGACGGCATCGCAAAGGTCGAGGGCCTGCCCTCGGCCATGGCGAACGAGCTGCTGAAGTTCGAGGACGGCACCCTTGGTCTCGCCCTCAACCTCGAGGAGCGCGAGATCGGTGCGATCGTCCTCGGTGAGTTCAGCGGAATCGAGGAGGGCCAGCCGGTGCAGCGCACCGGTGAGGTGCTCTCCGTCGGCGTCGGCGAGGGCTACCTCGGCCGCGTTGTCGACCCGCTCGGCAACCCGATCGACGGCCTCGGCGAGATCGCGACCGACGGTCGCCGCGCCCTCGAGCTGCAGGCCCCGGGCGTCATGGTCCGTAAGTCGGTGCACGAGCCGATGCAGACCGGCTACAAGGCCGTCGACGCCATGGTGCCGATCGGCCGCGGCCAGCGTCAGCTGATCATTGGTGACCGTCAGACCGGCAAGACCGCTCTGGCCGTCGACACGATCATCAACCAGCGCGACAACTGGCGCTCGGGCGACGTGAAGAAGCAGGTTCGCTGCATCTACGTCGCCATCGGCCAGAAGGGCTCCACCATCGCGTCCGTGCGCGGTGCGCTGGAGGAGGCCGGCGCCCTCGAGTACACGACGATCGTCGCGGCTCCGGCGTCCGACCCGGCCGGCTTCAAGTACCTCGCCCCGTACACCGGTTCGGCCATCGGCCAGCACTGGATGTACCAGGGCAAGCACGTCCTGATCATCTTCGACGACCTGTCGAAGCAGGCCGACGCCTACCGCGCCGTATCGCTGCTGCTGCGCCGCCCGCCGGGCCGTGAGGCCTACCCGGGTGACGTCTTCTACTTGCACTCGCGTCTCCTCGAGCGCTGCGCCAAGCTGTCGGACGATATGGGCGCGGGTTCGATGACCGGTCTGCCGATCGTCGAGACCAAGGCGAACGACGTGTCGGCGTTCATCCCGACCAACGTCATCTCCATCACCGACGGTCAGTGCTTCCTGGAGTCGGACCTCTTCAACGCCGGTCAGCGCCCCGCGCTGAACGTCGGTATCTCGGTCTCCCGAGTCGGTGGTTCCGCGCAGCACAAGGCGATGAAGCAGGTCTCCGGCCGGCTTCGCGTCGACCTCGCCCAGTTCCGTGAGCTCGAGGCGTTCGCGTCGTTCGGCTCCGACCTGGACGCGGCCTCGAAGGCCTCGCTGGAGCGCGGTAAGCGCATGGTCGAGCTGCTGAAGCAGGGCCAGTACCAGCCGATGCCCGTCGAGGAGCAGGTCGTCTCCGTCTGGGCCGGCACCACCGGCAAGATGGACGAGGTTCCGGTCGCCGACATCCGCCGCTTCGAGAGCGAGCTGCTCGAGTACCTGCGCCGCGAGCGCAAGGAGCTCCTGACCAGCATCGCCGAGGGCGGCAAGATGTCCGACGACACGCTGCAGTCGATCGCTGACGCGATCACCGCCTTCAAGCAGCAGTTCGAGACCTCGGACGGCAAGCTTCTGGGCGAAGACGCGCCGGTCAGCACGGCCAAGTGA
- the atpD gene encoding F0F1 ATP synthase subunit beta, whose translation MTTTVETAAATGRVARVIGPVVDVEFPVDAMPEIYNALTVQVADPAEDGKIKTLTLEVAQHLGDGLVRAISMQPTDGLVRQATVTDTGNGITVPVGEITKGKVFNTLGEILNVDPSTVEITERWPIHRKAPAFDQLESKTEMFETGVKVIDLLTPYVKGGKIGLFGGAGVGKTVLIQEMIYRVANNHDGVSVFAGVGERTREGNDLIEEMTESGVIDKTALVFGQMDEPPGTRLRVALAGLTMAEYFRDVQKQDVLFFIDNIFRYTQAGSEVSTLLGRMPSAVGYQPNLADEMGLLQERITSTRGHSITSMQAIYVPADDLTDPAPATTFAHLDATTVLSRPISEKGIYPAVDPLDSTSRILDPRYIAQDHYETAMRVKGILQKYKDLQDIIAILGIDELGEEDKLVVHRARRVERFLSQNTHVAKQFTGVDGSDVPLEESITAFNSICNGEYDHFPEQAFFMCGGIEDLKANAKELGVS comes from the coding sequence ATGACGACCACTGTTGAGACGGCCGCCGCCACGGGCCGCGTCGCCCGGGTCATCGGCCCGGTCGTCGACGTGGAGTTCCCCGTCGACGCGATGCCGGAGATCTACAACGCGCTGACCGTTCAGGTCGCCGACCCGGCCGAGGACGGCAAGATCAAGACGCTGACCCTCGAAGTCGCCCAGCACCTGGGTGACGGCCTGGTCCGCGCGATCTCGATGCAGCCCACCGACGGTCTGGTCCGCCAGGCCACGGTGACGGACACCGGCAACGGCATCACGGTGCCGGTCGGCGAGATCACCAAGGGCAAGGTGTTCAACACCCTCGGTGAGATCCTGAACGTGGACCCGTCCACGGTCGAGATCACCGAGCGCTGGCCCATCCACCGCAAGGCGCCCGCCTTCGACCAGCTCGAGTCCAAGACCGAGATGTTCGAGACCGGCGTCAAGGTCATCGACCTTCTCACCCCGTACGTCAAGGGTGGAAAGATCGGCCTGTTCGGTGGTGCCGGTGTCGGCAAGACCGTGCTGATCCAGGAAATGATCTACCGCGTCGCCAACAACCACGACGGTGTGTCGGTGTTCGCGGGCGTCGGTGAGCGTACCCGTGAGGGCAACGACCTCATCGAGGAGATGACCGAGTCCGGCGTCATCGACAAGACGGCGCTTGTCTTCGGTCAGATGGACGAGCCCCCGGGCACCCGTCTCCGTGTCGCGCTTGCCGGTCTGACCATGGCGGAGTACTTCCGCGATGTGCAGAAGCAGGACGTGCTCTTCTTCATCGACAACATCTTCCGTTACACCCAGGCCGGCTCCGAGGTGTCCACGCTGCTCGGCCGTATGCCGTCCGCGGTGGGTTACCAGCCGAACCTGGCTGACGAGATGGGTCTGCTGCAGGAGCGCATCACGTCGACCCGCGGTCACTCGATCACCTCGATGCAGGCGATCTACGTCCCCGCGGACGACCTGACCGACCCGGCGCCGGCGACCACGTTCGCGCACCTGGACGCGACGACCGTTCTGTCGCGTCCGATCTCGGAGAAGGGCATCTACCCGGCGGTCGACCCGCTGGACTCGACGTCCCGCATCCTGGACCCGCGCTACATCGCGCAGGACCACTACGAGACCGCCATGCGCGTCAAGGGGATCCTTCAGAAGTACAAGGACCTCCAGGACATCATCGCGATCCTCGGTATCGACGAGCTGGGCGAAGAGGACAAGCTCGTTGTCCACCGCGCCCGTCGCGTCGAGCGCTTCCTGTCGCAGAACACCCACGTCGCCAAGCAGTTCACCGGCGTGGACGGTTCGGACGTGCCGCTCGAGGAGTCGATCACCGCGTTCAACTCGATCTGCAACGGTGAGTACGACCACTTCCCCGAGCAGGCGTTCTTCATGTGCGGTGGCATTGAGGACCTCAAGGCCAACGCCAAGGAGCTCGGCGTCTCCTGA
- a CDS encoding F0F1 ATP synthase subunit delta produces the protein MHGASREALAAARESLDALTDNTSVDVAKLAEELAAVTVLLDREVSLRRVLTDPAQAGEAKAELAGRLLRGQVGGETVDLISGTVRSRWSQSRDLVDSVEELAATADLTAAQRAGALDDVEDELFRFGRIVTSSTELRSALTDKSAPASAKGELLRSLLGGKANPATERLVVRLVTQPRGRSLEAGLESLSKLAAARRDRMVAVVTSAVPLTDEQKQRLGAGLARIYGREMHLNLDVDPAVLGGIQVRVGDELINGTIAERLDEASRRMAG, from the coding sequence ATGCACGGAGCGAGCCGCGAGGCACTGGCTGCCGCACGCGAGTCTCTCGACGCGCTGACCGACAACACGTCGGTCGACGTGGCGAAGCTCGCCGAGGAGCTGGCCGCCGTCACCGTGCTGCTCGACCGTGAGGTGTCGTTGCGTCGGGTCCTGACCGACCCGGCGCAGGCCGGCGAGGCCAAGGCCGAGCTGGCAGGGCGACTGCTGCGCGGTCAGGTGGGCGGCGAGACCGTCGACCTGATCTCCGGCACGGTCCGTTCCCGCTGGTCGCAGTCGCGCGACCTGGTCGACTCGGTCGAGGAGCTGGCGGCCACCGCCGACCTCACCGCGGCCCAGCGGGCCGGCGCGCTCGACGACGTCGAGGACGAGCTGTTCCGGTTCGGCCGGATCGTCACGTCCAGCACCGAGCTGCGCTCCGCGCTGACCGACAAGTCGGCGCCGGCGTCCGCCAAGGGTGAGCTGCTGCGCAGCCTGCTCGGCGGCAAGGCCAATCCGGCCACCGAGCGTCTGGTCGTCCGTCTTGTGACCCAGCCCCGGGGACGTAGCCTGGAGGCGGGACTCGAGTCCCTGTCCAAGCTCGCCGCGGCGCGCAGGGACCGGATGGTCGCGGTCGTCACCTCGGCGGTACCGCTGACCGATGAGCAGAAGCAGCGCCTCGGCGCCGGTCTGGCTCGGATCTACGGCCGAGAGATGCACCTCAACCTCGACGTGGACCCCGCGGTCCTCGGCGGGATCCAGGTGCGCGTCGGCGACGAGCTGATCAACGGCACCATCGCGGAGCGCCTCGACGAGGCAAGCCGTCGCATGGCCGGCTGA
- a CDS encoding glycoside hydrolase family 18 chitinase — MVGLASPAEAATSATATYAKVSDWGTGFEGKWTVKNTGTTSLASWTVEWDFPSGTSVTSAWDADVTSSGTHWTAKNKSWNGTLAPGASVSFGFNGAGPGAPSGCKLNGGSCDGGSVPGDNPPSAPGTPSASNITDTSVALSWTAATDDKGIKNYDVLRDGAKVATVTGTTYTNTGLTAGTDYSYTVQARDTADQTGPVSGARAVRTTGGGGGPGPGSAVKLGYFTEWGVYQRNYHVKNLVTSGSASKITHINYAFGNVSGGRCTIGDAYADYDKAYTADQAVDGVADTWDQPLRGNFNQLRKLKAQHPHIKVLWSFGGWTWSGGFGQAAANPAAFAQSCYDLVEDPRWADVFDGIDLDWEYPNACGLSCDTSGPAAFKNLMQAMRAKFGTNNLVTAAVTADASSGGKIDAADYGGAAQYLNWYNVMTYDFFGAWAAQGPTAPHSPLTSYPGIPQAGFNSAEAIAKFKAKGVPSAKLLLGIGFYGRGWTGVTQATPGGTATGPAPGTYEQGIEDYKVLKSSCPATGTIAGTAYAKCGSNWWSYDTPATVNSKMSWAKSQGLGGAFFWEFSGDTTNGELVGAINSGLN, encoded by the coding sequence ATGGTCGGCCTCGCCTCCCCCGCCGAAGCCGCCACATCGGCGACCGCCACCTACGCCAAGGTCTCCGACTGGGGAACCGGCTTCGAGGGCAAGTGGACGGTGAAGAACACCGGCACCACCTCCCTCGCCTCCTGGACCGTCGAGTGGGACTTCCCCTCCGGCACGTCCGTCACCTCCGCCTGGGACGCCGACGTCACGAGCTCCGGCACCCACTGGACCGCCAAGAACAAGAGCTGGAACGGCACCCTCGCCCCCGGCGCATCCGTCTCCTTCGGCTTCAACGGCGCGGGCCCCGGCGCCCCCTCCGGCTGCAAGCTCAACGGCGGCTCCTGTGACGGCGGCAGTGTCCCCGGCGACAACCCGCCCTCCGCCCCCGGCACCCCGTCCGCGAGCAACATCACCGACACCTCGGTGGCATTGAGCTGGACCGCCGCCACCGACGACAAGGGCATCAAGAACTACGACGTCCTGCGCGACGGCGCCAAGGTCGCGACGGTGACCGGCACGACGTACACGAACACCGGACTCACCGCCGGCACCGACTACTCGTACACCGTCCAGGCGCGGGACACCGCAGACCAGACAGGACCGGTCAGCGGCGCCCGCGCGGTGCGCACGACCGGCGGTGGCGGCGGCCCGGGCCCGGGCTCCGCGGTCAAGCTGGGCTACTTCACCGAGTGGGGCGTCTACCAGCGCAACTACCACGTGAAGAACCTGGTGACCTCCGGCTCGGCCTCCAAGATCACGCACATCAACTACGCCTTCGGCAATGTCTCCGGCGGCCGCTGCACCATCGGTGACGCCTACGCCGACTACGACAAGGCGTACACCGCCGACCAGGCCGTCGACGGCGTCGCCGACACCTGGGACCAGCCGCTGCGCGGCAACTTCAACCAGCTGCGCAAGCTCAAGGCGCAGCACCCGCACATCAAGGTGCTGTGGTCGTTCGGCGGCTGGACCTGGTCCGGCGGCTTCGGCCAGGCCGCGGCCAACCCGGCGGCCTTCGCCCAGTCCTGCTACGACCTGGTGGAGGACCCGCGCTGGGCCGATGTCTTCGACGGCATCGACCTGGACTGGGAGTACCCGAACGCCTGCGGTCTGTCCTGTGACACCAGCGGACCCGCCGCGTTCAAGAACCTGATGCAGGCGATGCGCGCCAAGTTCGGTACGAACAACCTGGTCACCGCGGCCGTCACGGCGGACGCCTCGTCCGGCGGCAAGATCGACGCGGCCGACTACGGCGGCGCGGCGCAGTACCTCAACTGGTACAACGTGATGACGTACGACTTCTTCGGCGCGTGGGCCGCACAGGGCCCGACCGCCCCGCACTCCCCGCTCACCTCGTACCCGGGCATCCCGCAGGCGGGCTTCAACTCCGCCGAGGCGATCGCCAAGTTCAAGGCGAAGGGCGTGCCATCGGCCAAGCTGCTCCTCGGCATCGGCTTCTACGGGCGCGGCTGGACCGGAGTGACCCAGGCGACGCCGGGCGGTACCGCGACAGGGCCCGCCCCCGGCACGTACGAGCAGGGCATCGAGGACTACAAGGTCCTCAAGAGCAGCTGCCCGGCCACCGGGACGATCGCCGGCACGGCGTACGCGAAGTGCGGCAGCAACTGGTGGAGCTACGACACCCCGGCCACCGTCAACTCGAAGATGAGCTGGGCGAAGAGCCAGGGCCTGGGAGGCGCGTTCTTCTGGGAGTTCAGCGGTGACACGACGAACGGAGAGCTGGTCGGCGCGATCAACAGCGGCCTGAACTAG
- a CDS encoding F0F1 ATP synthase subunit epsilon gives MAAELHVELVAADRQVWSGEATLVVARTTSGDIGVMPGHQPLLGVLESGPVTIRTSEGGTVIAAVHGGFISFADNKLSLLAEIAELADEIDAQRAERALERAKSGDDDAAERRADVRLRAVAVH, from the coding sequence TTGGCTGCTGAGCTGCACGTCGAGCTGGTCGCCGCTGACCGGCAGGTCTGGTCCGGCGAGGCCACCCTGGTCGTCGCGCGCACCACGTCCGGCGACATCGGCGTCATGCCCGGTCACCAGCCGCTGCTCGGTGTGCTGGAGTCGGGCCCGGTGACGATCCGTACGAGCGAGGGCGGGACTGTCATCGCCGCTGTTCACGGCGGTTTCATCTCGTTCGCGGACAACAAGCTGTCGCTGCTGGCGGAGATCGCCGAGCTGGCCGACGAAATCGATGCCCAGCGTGCCGAGCGTGCGCTGGAGCGCGCAAAGTCGGGCGACGACGACGCCGCCGAGCGTCGCGCCGACGTCCGGCTGCGTGCGGTGGCGGTGCACTAG
- a CDS encoding F0F1 ATP synthase subunit gamma produces the protein MGAQLRVYKRRIKSVTATKKITKAMEMIAASRIVKAQRQVAASTPYATELTRAVTAVATGSSTKHPLTTEVESPIRAAVLLITSDRGLAGGYSSNAIKAADQLTERLRGEGKEVDTYIVGRKGVAYYGFRERKVADSWTGFTDNPTYADAKKIAAPLIAAVQQDTAEGGVDELHIVFTEFISMLTQTPVQNRLLPLSLEKAAEESGTKGEILPLFDFEPSAEDVLDALLPRYVESRIYNALLQAAASKHAATRRAMKSATDNAGDLIKSLSRLANAARQAEITQEISEIVGGASALADATAGSDK, from the coding sequence ATGGGAGCCCAGCTCCGGGTCTACAAGCGTCGCATCAAATCCGTCACCGCGACCAAGAAGATCACCAAGGCGATGGAGATGATCGCCGCCTCGCGCATCGTCAAGGCGCAGCGCCAGGTGGCGGCCTCCACGCCGTACGCGACCGAGCTCACCCGCGCGGTCACTGCTGTGGCCACCGGGTCGAGCACCAAACACCCCCTGACCACCGAGGTGGAGTCCCCGATCCGCGCCGCGGTACTGCTCATCACGAGCGACCGCGGTCTGGCCGGCGGCTACTCCTCCAACGCCATCAAGGCGGCGGACCAGCTCACCGAGCGGCTCCGTGGTGAGGGCAAGGAGGTCGACACGTACATCGTCGGCCGCAAGGGTGTCGCCTACTACGGCTTCCGCGAGCGCAAGGTCGCGGACTCGTGGACGGGCTTCACGGACAACCCGACGTACGCGGATGCCAAGAAGATCGCGGCTCCGCTGATCGCGGCCGTCCAGCAGGACACGGCCGAGGGCGGCGTGGACGAGCTCCACATCGTCTTCACCGAGTTCATCTCGATGCTGACGCAGACGCCGGTGCAGAACCGGCTGCTGCCCCTCAGCCTCGAGAAGGCGGCCGAGGAGTCCGGTACGAAGGGCGAAATCCTTCCGCTGTTCGACTTCGAGCCGTCGGCGGAGGACGTCCTCGACGCCCTGCTGCCGCGGTACGTCGAGAGCCGGATCTACAACGCGCTGCTTCAGGCCGCTGCTTCCAAGCACGCTGCCACCCGCCGCGCGATGAAGTCGGCCACCGACAACGCCGGGGATCTCATCAAGAGCCTCTCCCGGCTTGCCAACGCGGCCCGCCAGGCCGAAATCACCCAGGAAATCAGCGAGATCGTCGGTGGCGCCAGCGCCCTGGCCGACGCGACCGCGGGGAGTGACAAGTAA
- a CDS encoding DUF2550 domain-containing protein, with product MFLALLVGGLVVALVVGALFVFGLRRRLIQRSGGTFDCSLRWNIPEETDLSGKGWVYGVARYNSDRIMWFRVFSYALRPRRVLERSSIEVVARRTPEGEEELALLSDAVVLGCLHRGTRLELAMSEDALTGFLAWLEAAPPGQRVNVA from the coding sequence ATGTTCCTCGCTCTTCTTGTGGGCGGCCTGGTCGTCGCACTGGTGGTGGGTGCGCTTTTCGTCTTCGGACTGCGCAGACGGCTGATCCAGCGCTCCGGCGGCACTTTCGACTGCAGCCTCCGCTGGAACATCCCGGAGGAGACCGATCTCTCCGGCAAGGGATGGGTGTACGGCGTCGCCCGCTACAACAGTGACCGGATCATGTGGTTCCGGGTCTTCTCGTACGCACTCCGGCCGCGCCGCGTCCTGGAGCGCTCGTCGATCGAGGTCGTCGCGCGCCGCACCCCCGAGGGCGAGGAGGAGCTGGCGCTGCTCTCCGACGCGGTGGTGCTCGGCTGTCTGCACCGCGGGACGCGCCTGGAGCTGGCGATGAGCGAGGACGCGCTCACCGGATTCCTCGCCTGGCTGGAGGCGGCACCGCCCGGCCAGCGCGTGAACGTCGCCTGA
- a CDS encoding F0F1 ATP synthase subunit B: MNPLVQFAAEEAENPLIPPWPEVVIGLLAFVIVFGFLTKKLLPNINKVLEQRREAIEGGIEQADAAKIEAESVLEQYKAQLAEARHEAARLRQEATEQGTAIIQEMKAEGQRQREEIIAAGHAQIEADRKAAAAALRQDVGKLATDLAGKLVGESLEDHARQSRTIDRFLEGLEDSASKAEATR, encoded by the coding sequence GTGAACCCTCTGGTTCAGTTCGCGGCCGAGGAGGCGGAGAACCCCCTCATTCCGCCGTGGCCCGAGGTAGTCATCGGCCTGCTCGCCTTTGTCATCGTCTTCGGTTTCCTCACCAAGAAGCTCCTCCCGAACATCAACAAGGTTCTGGAGCAGCGCCGAGAGGCCATCGAAGGTGGCATCGAGCAGGCCGACGCGGCCAAGATCGAAGCCGAGAGCGTGCTCGAGCAGTACAAGGCTCAGCTCGCCGAGGCCCGCCACGAGGCCGCTCGCCTGCGCCAGGAGGCGACCGAGCAGGGCACCGCGATCATCCAGGAGATGAAGGCGGAAGGCCAGCGGCAGCGTGAGGAGATCATCGCTGCCGGTCACGCTCAGATCGAGGCCGACCGCAAGGCCGCGGCCGCTGCGCTGCGTCAGGACGTGGGCAAGCTCGCCACCGATCTGGCCGGCAAGCTCGTCGGTGAGTCCCTCGAGGACCACGCCCGGCAGAGCCGCACCATCGACCGCTTCCTCGAAGGACTCGAGGACAGCGCTTCGAAGGCCGAGGCGACCCGATGA
- a CDS encoding response regulator, translating into MTIRVLVAEDQSAVRAGLVLILRSAPEIEVVGEAADGEEAVRLARELRPDVVLMDVQMPRLDGVSATRQVVAERLADVLVLTTFDLDEYVFGALRAGAAGFLLKNTEAGDLLEAVRTVARGEGLIAPAVTRRLIAEFAAPKPVRSANAPDPSVLDALTRREREVLSCLGEGMPNADIAVRLDMAEATVKTHVSRLLAKLELRSRVQAAVLAQELGV; encoded by the coding sequence ATGACGATCCGGGTACTGGTCGCGGAGGACCAGAGCGCCGTACGCGCCGGTCTCGTCCTGATTCTGCGCAGCGCGCCGGAGATCGAGGTCGTCGGCGAGGCGGCGGACGGCGAGGAAGCGGTACGGCTCGCCCGCGAGCTGCGCCCGGACGTCGTGCTGATGGATGTCCAGATGCCGCGTCTCGACGGGGTGTCGGCGACCCGGCAGGTCGTCGCGGAGCGGCTCGCCGACGTTCTCGTACTGACCACCTTCGATCTGGACGAGTACGTCTTCGGGGCGCTGAGGGCGGGAGCCGCGGGCTTCCTCCTGAAGAACACCGAAGCAGGCGATCTGCTGGAAGCGGTACGGACGGTGGCGCGCGGCGAGGGACTGATCGCCCCGGCCGTCACCCGCCGGCTCATCGCGGAGTTCGCGGCGCCGAAGCCGGTACGGTCCGCGAACGCGCCCGATCCTTCGGTCCTCGACGCGCTCACCAGGCGCGAGCGCGAGGTGCTCTCGTGCCTCGGCGAGGGGATGCCGAACGCGGACATCGCGGTCCGGCTCGATATGGCGGAGGCGACGGTGAAGACGCATGTGAGCCGGCTGCTGGCCAAGCTGGAGCTGCGCAGCCGGGTTCAAGCGGCCGTACTGGCACAGGAGTTGGGCGTCTGA